A genomic stretch from Rhodobacterales bacterium HKCCA1288 includes:
- a CDS encoding heparinase II/III family protein: MPALPVSQPHQAAGRVHLGLSIADLRWLLSPKALGIIWQPAPFSLPNPLRGQQILAGNYAGANGLIALAGHAPWQHATEISAHGFDWLDDLASLGNRPARDLAQGWLALWIRDHDRPFARQGKAWTLEAISARQISLLTHAHFLMAGQNTADRKAMFKLLARQTAWLRHEVTRCPDPVARLHGATAWVFSTSSLMGMEGVRPKAIQCLEKAAAQLSTAPEADLPRNPARLASALADLVWMRAVLGRAATPQAVQQAITRLSDCVSVLRPPHGALARFHGCDGGAPALLSQIQDRADEGRKPAALPRFSHAAGYIRLSCAASCLILDASPPPLKREGDMAHASTNAMEFSVNRLAFITSCGTGAGFGPDWMRAGRATQSHSTACLAGRSSAGLDGATLIGGATQVAQSSKPTHGAERVAVSHNAWQADWGLHHIRALTLSHDGMRLGGEDAFAPRNEEDRVIFAARMAQTPRGSLGFSLHFHVHPTITAQSDMGGRAASFLLPDGQVWVLRPSEGAELVLRPSVYFDPDHRNPRATKQVVLFSTLADYGGAIGWCFLRAQ; the protein is encoded by the coding sequence GTGCCTGCCTTACCCGTTTCGCAACCTCATCAGGCTGCGGGCCGTGTTCATTTGGGGCTCAGCATCGCGGATTTGCGATGGCTGCTCAGCCCCAAGGCCCTTGGTATCATTTGGCAGCCCGCGCCTTTTTCCCTGCCCAATCCACTGCGGGGGCAGCAGATTTTGGCGGGCAATTACGCAGGCGCGAACGGATTGATTGCCTTGGCAGGTCACGCCCCATGGCAGCACGCCACAGAGATTTCCGCGCATGGGTTTGACTGGCTTGATGACCTTGCTAGCTTGGGCAATCGCCCCGCCCGCGATCTGGCGCAGGGGTGGCTTGCCCTTTGGATCCGCGACCATGACCGCCCCTTTGCGCGCCAAGGCAAGGCTTGGACATTAGAGGCCATCTCTGCGCGCCAGATCAGCCTATTGACCCATGCGCATTTTTTAATGGCTGGACAAAACACCGCTGATCGCAAGGCGATGTTCAAACTTTTGGCGCGCCAAACGGCATGGCTTCGCCATGAGGTGACACGCTGCCCTGACCCTGTCGCGCGACTACACGGCGCAACCGCTTGGGTATTTTCGACTTCAAGCCTCATGGGAATGGAGGGGGTGCGACCCAAAGCGATACAGTGCCTTGAGAAAGCGGCCGCTCAGCTTAGCACTGCGCCTGAGGCCGATCTTCCCCGCAATCCTGCAAGACTTGCTTCGGCCTTAGCGGATTTGGTTTGGATGCGCGCGGTTCTCGGTCGTGCCGCAACCCCTCAGGCGGTGCAGCAGGCCATCACGCGCCTCTCTGATTGCGTCAGTGTTCTGCGCCCACCGCACGGCGCTTTAGCTCGATTTCATGGGTGCGATGGGGGCGCACCTGCCCTTTTGTCTCAAATCCAAGATCGGGCTGATGAGGGGCGTAAGCCCGCAGCCCTACCCCGTTTCAGCCATGCAGCAGGCTATATTCGCCTCAGCTGCGCCGCGTCTTGCCTGATATTGGACGCAAGCCCACCCCCCCTCAAAAGGGAAGGGGATATGGCCCATGCAAGCACGAATGCAATGGAATTCAGCGTCAACCGCTTGGCCTTTATCACCTCCTGCGGGACAGGGGCGGGGTTCGGGCCAGATTGGATGCGCGCGGGCCGCGCCACACAAAGCCACTCCACCGCCTGTCTCGCGGGTCGCTCCTCGGCGGGATTGGATGGTGCAACCTTGATTGGGGGGGCGACACAGGTCGCTCAAAGCTCAAAACCCACCCACGGCGCCGAGCGCGTGGCGGTTTCTCATAATGCGTGGCAAGCAGATTGGGGCCTGCACCACATTCGCGCCCTGACCCTATCCCATGATGGGATGCGCCTTGGGGGTGAAGATGCATTTGCGCCGCGCAATGAGGAAGATCGTGTCATTTTTGCGGCCCGCATGGCCCAAACCCCTAGGGGCAGTTTGGGCTTTAGCCTCCATTTCCACGTGCATCCCACGATCACAGCACAAAGCGACATGGGCGGACGGGCCGCCTCGTTCCTATTGCCAGATGGGCAAGTTTGGGTCTTGCGGCCAAGCGAAGGCGCAGAGCTTGTTTTGCGCCCTTCGGTTTACTTTGATCCCGACCATCGAAATCCACGCGCGACAAAACAGGTGGTTCTCTTTTCCACGCTAGCAGATTATGGGGGCGCCATCGGATGGTGTTTTCTGCGCGCGCAATAG